A single region of the Maylandia zebra isolate NMK-2024a linkage group LG17, Mzebra_GT3a, whole genome shotgun sequence genome encodes:
- the LOC101482349 gene encoding uncharacterized protein LOC101482349 isoform X1: protein MACGKKPVSLVIKENIEMKVFSSKEPCKVLITQEEEEEYSVHQRYMASPLFSNSEEAPEQQVQTQPRHQAETDSPDQEEPHCSAVVCKQEVEIELEVIPSIRKSKSHPAMPYSNKAGHLKWKRLIPQKKSLVVKDVVCLPRGHSMSQLDRQIVPKNKDQAALEAMMMTARITIDRSWSATQVKGRLAMLFQGHFVKQAGQKFSFTYLQCVQSSRVLFVPDTPSEGWTGEQVLRISEHGALYILSHHDYSETESEGSASETLVVKSTDSCQDGKSELIIKPSICRDTKKSTVDLDTILRAFRQENVDPGLKTHIQVRRTDLLHGALEVVRRPDFCFRATPVISFSGEEPDSHEAPVREFFRLMLLELQHSCVFEGLPGSLFMTCNFTALEERKYYEAGVLIGWSLAQGGPGLCCLHPALYQVMCCHSITLEDFNWRDIIDTEVQIQLKELHSCTDVKLLSPSLCDWVSRCGIPEICSANSDEMPAIYSRLVKHYIYDRVTKMISQFTEGLNSCGGLWDMVQSHWEIFAPVMTSAPQQPLSLEEFKQLFTISFSTSDAQLRADEEATAGHWETILTLVRDGKAEFSFEDLLTFITGADRLPPLGFPRFISLCFYSQDASMQDLRLPHAASSSLELYLPRGVAGAVDLLALLNRAVHKVLRDGEDN from the exons ATGGCGTGTGGGAAGAAACCAGTGTCACTGGTCATTAAAGAAAACATTGAAATGAAAGTGTTTTCTTCCAAGGAGCCCTGTAAGGTCTTGATAacacaggaggaagaggaggaataCAGCGTTCACCAG CGATACATGGCGAGTCCTCTGTTCTCCAACTCCGAGGAAGCCCCTGAGCAGCAGGTCCAAACTCAACCCAGACACCAGGCTGAAACAGATTCCCCAGACCAGGAAGAACCTCACTGCTCTGCTGTGGTGTGCAAACAAGAAGTAGAGATAGAGCTGGAG GTGATTCCTTCTATCAGAAAGTCAAAGAGTCATCCAGCAATG CCATATTCTAACAAAGCTGGTCATCTCAAATGGAAGAGACTGATTCCTCAGAAGAAAAGCCTGGTGGTTAAAGACGTGGTCTGTTTACCCAGAGGACACTCTATGTCACAGCTggacag ACAAATAGTTCCAAAGAATAAAGACCAAGCAGCTCTGGAAGCCATGATGATGACTGCTCGCATCACCATTGACCGCAGCTGGTCAGCCACTCAGGTGAAGGGTCGACTGGCGATGCTCTTTCAGGGGCACTTTGTAAAACAGGCAGGACAAAAGTTTTCATTTACATATCTGCAG TGTGTGCAGAGCTCCAGAGTGCTGTTTGTCCCTGACACCCCTTCAGAGGGCTGGACTGGAGAGCAAGTCCTCAGGATCTCTGAACATGGTGCTTTATATATCCTGAGCCACCACGACTACTCAGAG ACAGAATCTGAAGGGTCAGCAAGTGAGACACTTGTGGTAAAAAG CACAGACAGCTGCCAAGATGGTAAAAGTGAGCTAATAATCAAGCCTAGCATCTGCAGGGATACAAAGAAG TCCACTGTTGACCTGGACACCATCCTGAGAGCGTTCAGACAGGAGAACGTAGATCCAGGATTGAAAACTCACATCCAGGTGAGGCGGACAGATCTACTCCACGGCGCTCTGGAGGTGGTGAGGAGGCCCGACTTCTGCTTCAGGGCGACGCCTGTTATCTCCTTCAGTGGAGAAGAGCCCGACAGCCACGAGGCCCCTGTCAGGGAGTTTTTCAG GCTGATgctgctggagctgcagcacagctgtgtgtttgagggtCTTCCAGGAAGTCTGTTCATGACCTGCAACTTCACAGCTCTTGAGGAGAGGAAGTACTATGAAGCTGGGGTTCTCATTGGCTGGTCGCTGGCTCAGGGTGGGCCTGGACTTTGTTGCCTTCACCCTGCATTGTATCAG GTGATGTGTTGCCACAGTATAACATTAGAAGACTTCAACTGGCGGGACATTATTGATACCGAAGTCCAAATCCAACTGAAAGAG ctaCATAGTTGTACTGATGTAAAGCTGCTGTCTCCCAGTCTGTGCGACTGGGTGTCACGCTGTGGGATCCCTGAGATCTGTTCAGCCAACTCTGATGAAATGCCAGCCATTTATAGTCGCCTGGTAAAACACTACATCTACGACAG GGTGACTAAAATGATCTCCCAGTTTACTGAGGGGCTGAATAGCTGTGGTGGGCTGTGGGACATGGTTCAGTCCCACTGGGAAATTTTTGCCCCAGTTATGACGAGTGCACCGcagcagcctctgagtctgGAAGAGTTCAAGCAGCTTTTTACCATCAGCTTTAGCACTTCAGATGCCCAACTGAGGGCAGATGAGGAGGCCACAGCTGGACACTGGGAAACAATCCTCACTTTAGTGCGTG ACGGCAAGGCAGAGTTTTCCTTTGAAGACCTCCTCACCTTCATCACAGGAGCTGACCGTTTGCCTCCTCTTGGCTTCCCCAGATtcatttctctgtgtttttactCTCAG gATGCCAGCATGCAAGATTTGCGCCTGCCTCATGCCGCCTCCTCTTCTCTGGAGCTCTACCTGCCAAGGGGAGTGGCTGGGGCTGTGGACCTGCTGGCCCTGTTAAACAGAGCTGTGCACAAGGTGCTGCGAGACGGAGAGGACAACTGA
- the LOC112432714 gene encoding uncharacterized protein LOC112432714 isoform X1 yields the protein MDKRILCWICLLAYFQTSLAQTTTTAAPTTTTTTAAPATITAAPTTTTAPTTTTTATLTATAAPTTPASPTTTAAPTTTTTAAPATITAAPTTTTAPTTTTTATLTATAAPTTPASPTTTAAPTTTTTAAPATITAAPTTTTAPTTTTTATLTATAAPTTPASPTTTAAPTTTTTAAPATITAAPFTTTAPPTTTTTAAAPATITATVTTTTAPTTTTLTTTTTAAPTTTTTITPTTTAAPATTTAAPTNTTTATTTTALPTTTTTTAPTNTTTTPTITAAQTTTTTAPTTTTAAPTTTTTTKTAAQSTTTPTEGSTTIQIPTGPQALAHLKIKMTTYGQVSNATIIALLEQFNTKVLNGIPHILSVTNIKKVEA from the exons ATGGATAAAAGAATACTTTGCTGGATATGTCTGCTGGCATATTTTCAGACATCTTTGGCACAAA caaccacaactgcagcaccaaccacaacaactacaactgcagCACCAGCAACCATAACTGCAGCgccaaccactacaactgcaCCAACAACCACTACAACTGCAACGCTAACCGCAACTGCAGCACCAACCACACCTGCGTCACCAACAACCACTGCAGCACCAACAACCACTACAACTGCAGCACCAGCAACTATAACTGCAGCgccaaccactacaactgcaCCAACAACCACTACAACTGCAACGCTAACCGCAACTGCAGCACCAACCACACCTGCGTCACCAACAACCACTGCAGCACCAACAACCACTACAACTGCAGCACCAGCAACCATAACTGCagcaccaaccactacaactgcaCCAACAACCACTACAACTGCAACACTAACCGCAACTGCAGCACCAACCACACCTGCATCACCAACAACCACTGCAGCACCAACAACCACTACAACTGCAGCACCAGCAACCATAACTGCAGCGCCATTCACTACAACTgcaccaccaacaacaaccactaCAGCTGCAGCACCGGCAACCATAACTGCAACAGTAACCACAACTactgcaccaacaaccacaacactaACCACCACTACAACTGCAGCACCAACCACCACTACAACTATAAcaccaaccacaactgcagcaccggcaaccacaactgcagcacCAACGAATACAACTAcagcaacaaccacaactgcactACCAACCACCACTACAACTACAGCACCAACCAACACAACTACAACACCAACCATAACTGCAGCACAAACCACTACAACTacagcaccaacaaccacaactgcagcgcCAACTACTACAACTACAACTAAAACTGCAGCACAAAGCACCACAACCCCTACAGAAGGGTCAACCACCATTCAAA ttccaACAGGCCCACAAGCACTTGCACATCTAAAGATAAAGATGACTACATACGGGCAGGTTAGCAATGCAACCATCATTGCCCTTCTTGAACAG TTTAACACCAAGGTCCTGAATGGAATACCCCACATTCTCTCTgtgacaaacattaaaaaagttGAAGCATAA
- the LOC101482349 gene encoding uncharacterized protein LOC101482349 isoform X2, whose translation MACGKKPVSLVIKENIEMKVFSSKEPCKVLITQEEEEEYSVHQRYMASPLFSNSEEAPEQQVQTQPRHQAETDSPDQEEPHCSAVVCKQEVEIELEVIPSIRKSKSHPAMPYSNKAGHLKWKRLIPQKKSLVVKDVVCLPRGHSMSQLDRQIVPKNKDQAALEAMMMTARITIDRSWSATQCVQSSRVLFVPDTPSEGWTGEQVLRISEHGALYILSHHDYSETESEGSASETLVVKSTDSCQDGKSELIIKPSICRDTKKSTVDLDTILRAFRQENVDPGLKTHIQVRRTDLLHGALEVVRRPDFCFRATPVISFSGEEPDSHEAPVREFFRLMLLELQHSCVFEGLPGSLFMTCNFTALEERKYYEAGVLIGWSLAQGGPGLCCLHPALYQVMCCHSITLEDFNWRDIIDTEVQIQLKELHSCTDVKLLSPSLCDWVSRCGIPEICSANSDEMPAIYSRLVKHYIYDRVTKMISQFTEGLNSCGGLWDMVQSHWEIFAPVMTSAPQQPLSLEEFKQLFTISFSTSDAQLRADEEATAGHWETILTLVRDGKAEFSFEDLLTFITGADRLPPLGFPRFISLCFYSQDASMQDLRLPHAASSSLELYLPRGVAGAVDLLALLNRAVHKVLRDGEDN comes from the exons ATGGCGTGTGGGAAGAAACCAGTGTCACTGGTCATTAAAGAAAACATTGAAATGAAAGTGTTTTCTTCCAAGGAGCCCTGTAAGGTCTTGATAacacaggaggaagaggaggaataCAGCGTTCACCAG CGATACATGGCGAGTCCTCTGTTCTCCAACTCCGAGGAAGCCCCTGAGCAGCAGGTCCAAACTCAACCCAGACACCAGGCTGAAACAGATTCCCCAGACCAGGAAGAACCTCACTGCTCTGCTGTGGTGTGCAAACAAGAAGTAGAGATAGAGCTGGAG GTGATTCCTTCTATCAGAAAGTCAAAGAGTCATCCAGCAATG CCATATTCTAACAAAGCTGGTCATCTCAAATGGAAGAGACTGATTCCTCAGAAGAAAAGCCTGGTGGTTAAAGACGTGGTCTGTTTACCCAGAGGACACTCTATGTCACAGCTggacag ACAAATAGTTCCAAAGAATAAAGACCAAGCAGCTCTGGAAGCCATGATGATGACTGCTCGCATCACCATTGACCGCAGCTGGTCAGCCACTCAG TGTGTGCAGAGCTCCAGAGTGCTGTTTGTCCCTGACACCCCTTCAGAGGGCTGGACTGGAGAGCAAGTCCTCAGGATCTCTGAACATGGTGCTTTATATATCCTGAGCCACCACGACTACTCAGAG ACAGAATCTGAAGGGTCAGCAAGTGAGACACTTGTGGTAAAAAG CACAGACAGCTGCCAAGATGGTAAAAGTGAGCTAATAATCAAGCCTAGCATCTGCAGGGATACAAAGAAG TCCACTGTTGACCTGGACACCATCCTGAGAGCGTTCAGACAGGAGAACGTAGATCCAGGATTGAAAACTCACATCCAGGTGAGGCGGACAGATCTACTCCACGGCGCTCTGGAGGTGGTGAGGAGGCCCGACTTCTGCTTCAGGGCGACGCCTGTTATCTCCTTCAGTGGAGAAGAGCCCGACAGCCACGAGGCCCCTGTCAGGGAGTTTTTCAG GCTGATgctgctggagctgcagcacagctgtgtgtttgagggtCTTCCAGGAAGTCTGTTCATGACCTGCAACTTCACAGCTCTTGAGGAGAGGAAGTACTATGAAGCTGGGGTTCTCATTGGCTGGTCGCTGGCTCAGGGTGGGCCTGGACTTTGTTGCCTTCACCCTGCATTGTATCAG GTGATGTGTTGCCACAGTATAACATTAGAAGACTTCAACTGGCGGGACATTATTGATACCGAAGTCCAAATCCAACTGAAAGAG ctaCATAGTTGTACTGATGTAAAGCTGCTGTCTCCCAGTCTGTGCGACTGGGTGTCACGCTGTGGGATCCCTGAGATCTGTTCAGCCAACTCTGATGAAATGCCAGCCATTTATAGTCGCCTGGTAAAACACTACATCTACGACAG GGTGACTAAAATGATCTCCCAGTTTACTGAGGGGCTGAATAGCTGTGGTGGGCTGTGGGACATGGTTCAGTCCCACTGGGAAATTTTTGCCCCAGTTATGACGAGTGCACCGcagcagcctctgagtctgGAAGAGTTCAAGCAGCTTTTTACCATCAGCTTTAGCACTTCAGATGCCCAACTGAGGGCAGATGAGGAGGCCACAGCTGGACACTGGGAAACAATCCTCACTTTAGTGCGTG ACGGCAAGGCAGAGTTTTCCTTTGAAGACCTCCTCACCTTCATCACAGGAGCTGACCGTTTGCCTCCTCTTGGCTTCCCCAGATtcatttctctgtgtttttactCTCAG gATGCCAGCATGCAAGATTTGCGCCTGCCTCATGCCGCCTCCTCTTCTCTGGAGCTCTACCTGCCAAGGGGAGTGGCTGGGGCTGTGGACCTGCTGGCCCTGTTAAACAGAGCTGTGCACAAGGTGCTGCGAGACGGAGAGGACAACTGA
- the LOC101482349 gene encoding uncharacterized protein LOC101482349 isoform X3 — translation MASPLFSNSEEAPEQQVQTQPRHQAETDSPDQEEPHCSAVVCKQEVEIELEVIPSIRKSKSHPAMPYSNKAGHLKWKRLIPQKKSLVVKDVVCLPRGHSMSQLDRQIVPKNKDQAALEAMMMTARITIDRSWSATQVKGRLAMLFQGHFVKQAGQKFSFTYLQCVQSSRVLFVPDTPSEGWTGEQVLRISEHGALYILSHHDYSETESEGSASETLVVKSTDSCQDGKSELIIKPSICRDTKKSTVDLDTILRAFRQENVDPGLKTHIQVRRTDLLHGALEVVRRPDFCFRATPVISFSGEEPDSHEAPVREFFRLMLLELQHSCVFEGLPGSLFMTCNFTALEERKYYEAGVLIGWSLAQGGPGLCCLHPALYQVMCCHSITLEDFNWRDIIDTEVQIQLKELHSCTDVKLLSPSLCDWVSRCGIPEICSANSDEMPAIYSRLVKHYIYDRVTKMISQFTEGLNSCGGLWDMVQSHWEIFAPVMTSAPQQPLSLEEFKQLFTISFSTSDAQLRADEEATAGHWETILTLVRDGKAEFSFEDLLTFITGADRLPPLGFPRFISLCFYSQDASMQDLRLPHAASSSLELYLPRGVAGAVDLLALLNRAVHKVLRDGEDN, via the exons ATGGCGAGTCCTCTGTTCTCCAACTCCGAGGAAGCCCCTGAGCAGCAGGTCCAAACTCAACCCAGACACCAGGCTGAAACAGATTCCCCAGACCAGGAAGAACCTCACTGCTCTGCTGTGGTGTGCAAACAAGAAGTAGAGATAGAGCTGGAG GTGATTCCTTCTATCAGAAAGTCAAAGAGTCATCCAGCAATG CCATATTCTAACAAAGCTGGTCATCTCAAATGGAAGAGACTGATTCCTCAGAAGAAAAGCCTGGTGGTTAAAGACGTGGTCTGTTTACCCAGAGGACACTCTATGTCACAGCTggacag ACAAATAGTTCCAAAGAATAAAGACCAAGCAGCTCTGGAAGCCATGATGATGACTGCTCGCATCACCATTGACCGCAGCTGGTCAGCCACTCAGGTGAAGGGTCGACTGGCGATGCTCTTTCAGGGGCACTTTGTAAAACAGGCAGGACAAAAGTTTTCATTTACATATCTGCAG TGTGTGCAGAGCTCCAGAGTGCTGTTTGTCCCTGACACCCCTTCAGAGGGCTGGACTGGAGAGCAAGTCCTCAGGATCTCTGAACATGGTGCTTTATATATCCTGAGCCACCACGACTACTCAGAG ACAGAATCTGAAGGGTCAGCAAGTGAGACACTTGTGGTAAAAAG CACAGACAGCTGCCAAGATGGTAAAAGTGAGCTAATAATCAAGCCTAGCATCTGCAGGGATACAAAGAAG TCCACTGTTGACCTGGACACCATCCTGAGAGCGTTCAGACAGGAGAACGTAGATCCAGGATTGAAAACTCACATCCAGGTGAGGCGGACAGATCTACTCCACGGCGCTCTGGAGGTGGTGAGGAGGCCCGACTTCTGCTTCAGGGCGACGCCTGTTATCTCCTTCAGTGGAGAAGAGCCCGACAGCCACGAGGCCCCTGTCAGGGAGTTTTTCAG GCTGATgctgctggagctgcagcacagctgtgtgtttgagggtCTTCCAGGAAGTCTGTTCATGACCTGCAACTTCACAGCTCTTGAGGAGAGGAAGTACTATGAAGCTGGGGTTCTCATTGGCTGGTCGCTGGCTCAGGGTGGGCCTGGACTTTGTTGCCTTCACCCTGCATTGTATCAG GTGATGTGTTGCCACAGTATAACATTAGAAGACTTCAACTGGCGGGACATTATTGATACCGAAGTCCAAATCCAACTGAAAGAG ctaCATAGTTGTACTGATGTAAAGCTGCTGTCTCCCAGTCTGTGCGACTGGGTGTCACGCTGTGGGATCCCTGAGATCTGTTCAGCCAACTCTGATGAAATGCCAGCCATTTATAGTCGCCTGGTAAAACACTACATCTACGACAG GGTGACTAAAATGATCTCCCAGTTTACTGAGGGGCTGAATAGCTGTGGTGGGCTGTGGGACATGGTTCAGTCCCACTGGGAAATTTTTGCCCCAGTTATGACGAGTGCACCGcagcagcctctgagtctgGAAGAGTTCAAGCAGCTTTTTACCATCAGCTTTAGCACTTCAGATGCCCAACTGAGGGCAGATGAGGAGGCCACAGCTGGACACTGGGAAACAATCCTCACTTTAGTGCGTG ACGGCAAGGCAGAGTTTTCCTTTGAAGACCTCCTCACCTTCATCACAGGAGCTGACCGTTTGCCTCCTCTTGGCTTCCCCAGATtcatttctctgtgtttttactCTCAG gATGCCAGCATGCAAGATTTGCGCCTGCCTCATGCCGCCTCCTCTTCTCTGGAGCTCTACCTGCCAAGGGGAGTGGCTGGGGCTGTGGACCTGCTGGCCCTGTTAAACAGAGCTGTGCACAAGGTGCTGCGAGACGGAGAGGACAACTGA
- the LOC112432714 gene encoding uncharacterized protein LOC112432714 isoform X2, producing the protein MSAGIFSDIFGTNNHNCSTNHNNYNCSTSNHNCSANHYNCTNNHYNCNANRNCSTNHTCVTNNHCSTNNHYNCSTSNYNCSANHYNCTNNHYNCNANRNCSTNHTCVTNNHCSTNNHYNCSTSNHNCSTNHYNCTNNHYNCNTNRNCSTNHTCITNNHCSTNNHYNCSTSNHNCSAIHYNCTTNNNHYSCSTGNHNCNSNHNYCTNNHNTNHHYNCSTNHHYNYNTNHNCSTGNHNCSTNEYNYSNNHNCTTNHHYNYSTNQHNYNTNHNCSTNHYNYSTNNHNCSANYYNYN; encoded by the exons ATGTCTGCTGGCATATTTTCAGACATCTTTGGCACAAA caaccacaactgcagcaccaaccacaacaactacaactgcagCACCAGCAACCATAACTGCAGCgccaaccactacaactgcaCCAACAACCACTACAACTGCAACGCTAACCGCAACTGCAGCACCAACCACACCTGCGTCACCAACAACCACTGCAGCACCAACAACCACTACAACTGCAGCACCAGCAACTATAACTGCAGCgccaaccactacaactgcaCCAACAACCACTACAACTGCAACGCTAACCGCAACTGCAGCACCAACCACACCTGCGTCACCAACAACCACTGCAGCACCAACAACCACTACAACTGCAGCACCAGCAACCATAACTGCagcaccaaccactacaactgcaCCAACAACCACTACAACTGCAACACTAACCGCAACTGCAGCACCAACCACACCTGCATCACCAACAACCACTGCAGCACCAACAACCACTACAACTGCAGCACCAGCAACCATAACTGCAGCGCCATTCACTACAACTgcaccaccaacaacaaccactaCAGCTGCAGCACCGGCAACCATAACTGCAACAGTAACCACAACTactgcaccaacaaccacaacactaACCACCACTACAACTGCAGCACCAACCACCACTACAACTATAAcaccaaccacaactgcagcaccggcaaccacaactgcagcacCAACGAATACAACTAcagcaacaaccacaactgcactACCAACCACCACTACAACTACAGCACCAACCAACACAACTACAACACCAACCATAACTGCAGCACAAACCACTACAACTacagcaccaacaaccacaactgcagcgcCAACTACTACAACTACAACTAA